CCATCACTGGAACCCGCGCACGGTCGCCGCGCTGCAGCACGCCGCGACCGAGCGCAGCGCCGAGAAATACGAGCGGTTCGCCGAGCTCGCGAACGCCGAGGCGGCGCGCACCACGGTGCGCGGGCTGCTCGACTTCGCGGAGCGCGAGCCCGTCCCGCTCGACGACGTGGAGCCCGCGGCGAACATCGTGCGCCGCTTCGTCACCGGCGCGATGTCGTTCGGGTCGCTGAGCAAGGAAGCGCACGAGATGCTCGCGCACGCGATGAACCGCATCGGCGGGCGGAGCAACAGCGGCGAGGGGGGCGAGGAGCCGGAGCGCTACGGCACGGAGCGCAACAGCGCCATCAAGCAGGTGGCGTCGGCGCGCTTCGGCGTGACGGCCGAGTATCTCGTCAACGCGCGCGAGCTGCAGATCAAGATCGCGCAGGGCGCGAAGCCCGGCGAGGGCGGCCAGCTGCCCGGCCACAAGGTGGACGCGACGATCGCGCGCACGCGCTACGCGACGCCGGGTGTGACGCTCATCTCGCCGCCGCCGCACCACGACATCTACTCCATCGAGGATCTCGCGCAGCTCGTCTTCGACCTGAAGAACGTGAACCCGCGCGCCGCCGTGTCGGTGAAGCTCGTGGCCGAGGTGGGCGTGGGCACGGTGGCCGCCGGCGTGGCGAAGGCGCGCGCGGATCTCATCGTCATCTCGGGCGACTCCGGCGGCACGGGCGCGTCGCCGCTGTCGTCCATCAAGCACGCCGGCATCCCGTGGGAGCTCGGGCTGGCCGAGGCGCATCAGACGCTCGTGCTGAACGACCTGCGCGGCCGCGTGCGTCTGCAGACCGACGGCCAGCTGAAGACCGGCCGCGACGTGGTGGTCGCCGCGTTGCTGGGCGCCGAGGAGTTCGGGTTCGCGACGGCGCCGCTCGTCGTCGGCGGGTGCGTGATGATGCGCAAGTGCCATCTCAACACGTGCCCCGTCGGCATCGCCACGCAGGATCCCGTGCTGCGCGCGAAGTTCAAGGGGCAGCCCGACCACGTCGTGGAGTACTTCTTCTTCGTGGCGGAGGAGGCGCGGCGCATCATGGCGCGACTCGGCTTCCGCCGCATGGACGACATGATCGGGCGCACCGACGCGCTGCGGCCGGCGGATCTCGACGACCACTGGAAGGCGCGCACGCTCGACCTCTCGCCGCTGCTGTTCCAGCCGGCGGTCGCGCCCGACGCCGCGCGGCGCTACGCGTGCGAGTCGGTGGACCTCCTCGTCGGCGCGCTCGACCACGAGCTGATCGCCGCCGCGGGTCCCGCGCTCGAGTCGCGCGCGCCGGTGCGCGCGTCGTTCGACATCCGCAACCGCGACCGCAGCGTCGGCGCGATGCTCTCCGGCGAGATCGCGCGGCGCCTCGGCGGCGCGGGGCTCCCGGCGGACACGATCCGCTTCCACTTCACCGGCTCGGCCGGGCAGAGCTTCGGCGCGTTCTGCGCGAGCGGCGTGACGCTGGTGCTCGACGGCGAGGCGAACGACCACGTCGGCAAGGGACTCTCCGGCGGTCGACTCGTCGTGCGCGCGCCGAGCGACGCGGGCTTCGACCCCGCGACGGCGACGCTCGTCGGCAACGTCGCCCTCTACGGCGCGACCGGGGGCGAGCTGTACGTCGCCGGCGGCGCGGGGGAGCGGTTCGCCGTGCGCAACAGCGGCGCCGTCGCGGTGGTGGAAGGCGTCGGCGACCACGGGTGCGAGTACATGACCGGCGGCGTCGTGGTCGTGCTGGGCGGCACGGGGCGCAACTTCGCCGCCGGCATGAGCGGCGGCGTGGCGTTCGTGCTCGACGACGACGGCACGCTCGCCGGCCGGTGCAATCTCGCGCTCGTGGAGCTCGAGCCGGCGGCGCGCAAGTCCGACCTCGCGCTCGTGCGGCGGCTCGTCAGGCAGCATCTGCGACACACCGGCAGTCAGCGCGCGCGGCGCATCCTGCAGGACTGGGATGCGGTGTCCGCGCGGTTCGTTCGCGTGATGCCGACGGAGTACCGGCGGGTGCTGGAGCAGCGCGAGCGCGAGGCGCGCGAGGGACGCGAGCGCGAGCGGCGCGCGCGCACGGCGGAGCACGAGGCGTTGGGCGCGGCGGCGGCGGAGCAACGACAGACGCGGAGGAGCGGCGATGGGCGACCCGAGAGGCTTCCTGACCATCCGACGGGCGGAGCCGCGGCGGCTGCCGGTGGCCGAGCGGATCACCATGTGGCGGGAGTTCTACGAGCCGGCGTCGGATGACGTGCACCGCGCGCAGGGCGCGCGGTGCATGGACTGCGGCATCCCGTTCTGCCAGGGCGACACCGGCTGCCCCGTACGCAACGTGCCGCCGGACTGGAACGATCTCGTGTCGCGCGGCCGGTGGCGCGACGCGTTCGACGCGCTGCACGCGACGAACAACTTCCCCGAGCTGACGGGGCGGCTGTGTCCCGCGCCGTGCGAGTCGGCGTGCGTGCTGGGGCTCGTCGACAGACCCGTCGCCATCCGCAACATCGAGCAGGCGATCGCCGACCGCGGCTTCGCCGAGGGGTGGGTCACGCCGCGGCCGCCGGCGCGCGACACCGGGCGGCGCGTCGCCGTCGTCGGCTCGGGGCCCGCGGGGCTCGCCGCCGCGCAGGAGCTGCGCCGGCTCGGCCACGCCGTCGTCGTGTACGAGCGCTCCGACCGCGTGGGTGGGCTGCTGCGCTACGGCATCCCCGACTTCAAGCTCGAGAAGCAGGTGCTTGACCGACGCGTCGCGCAGCTCGAGGCGGAGGGCGTGGTGTTCGTCACGGACACCGAGATCGGCGCGGACATCGCCGTCGACGCGCTGCGCGACCACTTCGACGCCGTGCTGCTCGCCGCCGGCGCGGAGGCGGCGCGCGAGCTTCCGGTGCCCGGGCGCGAGCTCGTCGGCGTGCACCTCGCGATGGAGTTCCTCACGCAGCAGAACCGCCGCGTCGCCGGCGACGGCGAGCCGTTAGGCGGCGGGATCTCCGCGCGCGGCCGCCACGTGGTCGTGATCGGCGGCGGCGACACGGGCTCCGACTGCGTCGGCACGTGCCACCGGCAGGGCGCCGCGTCCGTCACGCAGCTCGAGCTGCTGCCGCAGCCGCCCGAGGCGCGCGACCCGTCGACGCCGTGGCCGCTGTGGCCGATGCAGCTCCGCACGTCGCACGCGCACGAGGAGGGCGGGCGGCGCACGTGGAGCGTGTCGACGACGCGGCTCTCGGGGGACGACGGCGCGGTGCGCCGGCTGCACGGCGTGCGGCTCGACGACGGCGCCGCGTTCCAGCTCGACGCGGACCTCGTGCTGCTCGCGATGGGCTTCACCGGCCCGCCCCGCGACGGGCTGCTCGACGCGTTCGGCGTGCGCCTCGACGCGCGCGGCGCGGTGGCGACCGATGCGCGGCACCGCACGAGCGTGGAGGGCGTCTTCGCCGCCGGCGACGTGCGCCGCGGCGCCTCGCTCATCGTGTGGGCGATCCGCGAGGGGCGCGACGCCGCGGACGCGATGCACGCGTACGTGACGGGGCGGCGGGCCTGACGACGGGAGCGGAACGGCGTTCCTTTCACGGCGCCGGCGCAGCATCGCCGGCGATGCTGCGCCGTGACGCGCAAATACCGTCGCATACCGCTCGACAGCGCAGCACGGCGCCGTTCGACGGTGTGAGACGCGGTTTGCGCAGCATGGCGCCGTACCGCCCGCGCCGTACCGCCCGCGCCGTCACCGGCGCCGGCGCCGGCGACGGTGCCGTCCCGCTCGCACCGTTGCGTCGACGCCGCACCATGGGTCGATCGCACCATTGCCAATTCCCCCGGCTGCCGTAACTATGGCGTCCGAGGCGGTGCAGTCCCGCCTGCAAGACGGGCATCGTCGCGCCCGTCCCGATACCGTTGCCGGGAGGGGCCATGAGAAGGGATGCCACACGCCGCTGGCGGCTTGCGCTGGGGAGCGCGCTGCTGGCCGCCGCGTGTCAGGGAGGCGATTCGGTCGCGCCGCGCGTGCGCGCGCCCGCCACGCCGTCCATCGTCGCGGCGGCCACGGAAGACGATCCGTGCACCGTCGGCACGTCGATCGCCGTGAACCAGACGATCAACGGCTCGCTGCAGAGCACCGACTGCAAGCTCGACGACGGCAGCTACGCCGACATCTACGTCCTGAACGTCACCACCACGGCGACGATCCGGATCGACATGACGAGCGGCGTGTTCGACACCTACCTGCTGCTCGCGAACTCGAACGGCGACGACCTCGGGCAGGACAACGACGGCGGCGGCGGCACGAACGCGCGCATGCAGCTCTCGCTCGGCCCCGGGCAGTACTACATCCTCGCGAACTCGTATGCGCCCGGCGCGTTCGGCGCGTACACCATCAGCGTGACCGCGGTCGGCGGCACGAGCGGGAGCGGCAACGGCGGCGGCCCTGGCGGCACGACGTGCAGCACGACGCCGATCTCGCTGAACCAGCAGGCCAACGGCACGCTCTCGACGTCGAGCTGCCGCCTCACCGACGGCTCGCTCGCGAACGCGCACACGCTCTCGCTCACGTCGTCGACGACGGTGCAGATCGAGATGCGCTCCTCCGCGTTCGACGCGTACCTGATCCTCACCGACGCCACCGGCAACCTGATCACGCAGGACGACGACGGCGCCGGCGGCACGAACGCGCGCATCGTGCGCACGCTCGCGCCGGGGAACTACACCATCTGGGCGAACAGCGCGAGCACCGGCGCGACCGGCGCGTACACGCTCAACGTCACCGGCCTCACGTTCAACGGCGGCATCTCGTGCCAGTCGTCGCCGATCGGGCTCGGACAGACGGCGTCGGGCACGCTGTCGCAGACCGACTGCCGGCTCGACGACGGCAGCTACGCGCACCCGCACTCGCTGAAGGTCACGTCGTCCGCCACGGTGCAGATCGACCTCCGCAGCTCGGCGTTCGACGCGTTCGTGCTCCTCACCGACGCCGGCGGCGCGCCGATCGCGAACGACGACAACAGCGGCGGCGGGACGAACGCGCGCCTCGTGCGCACGCTGGCCGCGGGCGATTACGTCGTCTGGGCGAACAGCAAGCAGGCCAACGCGACCGGCGAGTACACGCTGGTCATCACCGCCACGGCCGGCGGCGGCAGCTCCACGGGCGGCGGCACCTGCTCGTCGGGGAGCCTCGCGCTCGGCCAGACCGTCAACGGCACGCTGTCGCCGACCGGCTGTCGCCTGAACGACGGCAGCTACGCGAGCCCGTACTCGTTCTCGCTCTCGGCCACGACGACGGTGCGCCTCGACCTGCGCTCGTCGGCGTTCGACGCGAACCTCATCCTCGCCGACGCCGCGGGCAACGTGCTCGCGCGCGACGACGACGGCGCCGGCGGCACCGACGCGCGCATCGTGCGCTCGCTTCCCGCGGGGCAGTACGTGGCGTGGGTGACGACGTACGCGGCCGGGGCGAGCGGTGCCTTCCAGCTCACGCTCGCCACGTCGAACTCCACGACGACCTGCTCCTCGGCGGCGACGATCACGCTCGGCGAGACCGCCAACGGGACGCTCGCGACGAGCGACTGCCAGATGTCCGGCGGCGCCTACGCCGACGCGTACTCGTTCACGATCCCGGCGGGTGCGAGCCGCAACGTGCAGCTCGACATGAGCAGCACGGCGTTCGACAGCTACGTCATCCTCACGAAGGCCGACGGCAGCATCGTCGCCGAGGACGACAACGACGGCGGCTCGGGCAACGCGCGCGTCCGCGTCGCGCTCGCCCCGGGGCAGTACGTGATCTACGCGACGAGCTACTCGCCGCAGGCCACCGGCGCCTACCAGCTCATGCTGACGGCCAGCGGCAGCGGCGCCACGGAGCCGTGCACGCAGTCGCTGCCGCTCGCGCTCGGGCAGAACGTCTCGGGCGTGCTCGCCTCCACCGACTGCCGCATGTCGGACGGCTCGTTCGCCGACGTGTACGCGGTGGACATCGCGCAGCCGGTCTCGGTGCAGATCGATCTCAAGAGCACCGCGTTCGATCCGTTCCTCATCCTCACCGACGCCGGCGGCCGCCAGCTCGCGATGGACGACGACGGCGGCAGCGAGGGCTCGAACGCGCGCATCCGCACGAAGCTGGCGGCGGGGCGCTACTACATCTACGCGAACAGCTTCGGCGTCACGGGACGCGGCTCGTACACCCTCAGCCTCGTCGTCCGATGATGCGCCGCGCTCACACGACCCATCTCCAGGTGACCTCCATGACGCTGCGGCTCTGCTGCCTCGCCGCGCTCACGCTCGCCGCCGCGCCGCTCGCCGCGCAGCAGCAGCCCGTCGCGCTCCGTCGGCTGCCGGCGAAGCACGCGACGCTCAAGATCGCCGCGCCGAGCGCTCCCGCCGTCGTGGCGGCGCCGAAGAGCGCCCGGACGCTGAAGGCCGCCGCGGGCGATGCGCGGCTCGTCGTGGCGCCGACCGTCGCGCGCGAGCCGAAGCAGCGCGATCTCCTCGTCCGCGCGCCGGTGCCCGCGCCGCCCGACCTGCGCGGGCTGAAGGCGTCGAAGGCCGCGCGCCAGTAGCGCGTCGGGCAGTCGGGCAGTCGGTCAGCCAGTCCGTCGCACGAGCGCGGTCGGCGTCAGAGGACGCCGACCGCGCTCGTCGCGTCGAACCCCGGGAAGATCCGATCGAGCTGCGTGGCGCCGAGGTGCTTGCGCGTGACTTCGGCGAACACCGCGCGGAAGTCGGTGGTGAGCGCGAGGTCGCGCCCCTCGTTCAGCTGCTCGGGCGCGAGCCCCGGCCAGCGGCCATGCACCTTGTGCCCGTGCACCGAGCCGCCGATGACGAACATCGTGCCGGCGTGCCCGTGGTCCGTGCCCCCGGTGCCGTTCTGCCGGGCCGTGCGTCCGAACTCCGACATCGTGAGGATCACGACGTCGTCCATCCGGTCGCCGAGGTCCGCGACGAGCGCGGAGATGGAGCGCGCGAGCTCGTCGAGCCGGTTCGCGAGCTGGCCGTTCGCGGCGCCCTGGTTCACGTGCGTGTCCCAGCCGCCGATGTCGGCGAACGCGATCTCGAGTCCCACGTCGGCCTTGATGAGCTGCGCGATCTGCATCAGCCGCTGGCCGAACTGCGTGCGCGGGTAGTCGGCCCCGTTCTGCGGCGCATACTGCTTGGGGTTGGCCGAGCGCAGGATCTTCATCGCCTCGAACATCTCGTTGCCCGCGCCGTGCACGAGGTCCGCGCTCCCGGTGCGGTACAGCGCCTCGAGGCGCGCCTCGGCGTCGCTGCCGCTCGCGCGGATCGTGAAGTCGTCGATGCTGCTCATCGCGACCGACGGGGCCGGGCCCTGCAGCACGCGCGGCGTCTGCGCGGTCATCGCGACGGCGCGGAACGGGTTGCCGTGGGCGTCCACCAATCCGTTAGGCGTGGCGTCCGTCGCGTGCGTCGCGCAGCCGGCCTCGCAGGTGCCGCGTACGGCGAGGTAGCGGTTGAGCCACCCGTCGTGCGTGTCCTTCCGGTCGGGCGTCGCCGTCTCCATGTAGTCCTGCGCGTCGAAGTGCGAGCGCGTCGCGCTCGGGCTCCCGACGGCGTGGATCGGCGCCAGCAGGCCACGGTCCCACAGCGGCTTCATCGGCGCGAGCGACGGGTGCAGGCCGAAGAAGCCGTCGAGGTCGATCGCGCCCTGCGGGCGTCCCGGCTGCGCGATGCCGATGTTCGGGCGCAGCTCGTAGTACGACCGGTCGCCGAACGGCACCACCACGTTCAGCGCGTCGGCCGCGCCGCGCTGGAACAGGCAGATCAGCACCTTGCCGCGGCGCGTGCGCGTCAGGTCCTGCGCGAACACGGAGCGGCGCAGGAAGCTGGGGCTCAGCCCCATCGTCACGAGCGCCAGCGCGCCCGACTTCAGGAAGACTCGGCGTTGCATCTGGGTTCTCCGTTAGGCGTCAGCGCCGCTGGAACTCCGGCGCGCCGAGCGCGAGTCCGACGATCTGGGCGAGGCCGTTCAGCGGCGGCAGCTGGCCGATCACGGCGGGCTGCGCGCGCCCGGCACCCGGCTTGATCGCCTCACGCGCCGCGACCGCGGGGTCGGACGCGAGGCGCTCGGCGCGTCGCTCGGCACGACGGTCGTTCACCGGCGCGGGCGTCATCGTCATCGCCGTCGTATCGGTGTCGGCCGAGTCGATCGCGGCCTGCGAGCCGGCGCGGGCGAGCAGTGGGTTCTCGCCGGAGACGAGCACCGCGCGCGTGTCGGGCGACACCGCGCCGCCGAACAGCGCGGCGACGACGCCGTCCACCTGCTGCTCGCGCGGCGCGCCGCGCAGCCTCGCCGCCACCGGCCACTCGCCGAGGCGCGCGCCGGGCAGCCGGTTCGCGGCGACGACGAGCCCGAAGTTGATCCGGTTGAGGATCGCGCCGGTGTTCATCCAGGCGTCGCCCGTCTCCGGGTAGCCGTTCGGGTCGGAGTGGCCGAAGATCGGCTCCCCCAGTCGCCCGATGAGCTGCGCCGTTCGGGGCGTCGTGTCGACCTGGGCGCCGAGCGCGCGCGCCGCGCTCACCACGAGCTCGAACGGCGACTTCACCTTCGCGCGGTAGGCGCTCTGCGAGAAGAACTCCGGCGACGTGACGATCGTGCGCAGCGTCTCGCGGATGTCGCCGTCGGTGCGCGTGAACGTCGCCGCCGCGCGCGCCACGAGCGCCGCCGACGGCGTGTCGCTCACGAACCGCCGCGCGAGCTTGTACGCGATGAACCGCGCCGTCGACGGGTGATGCGCGACGATGTCGAGCACCTCCTCGCCGTCCTCGACGCCGCGCCCGGCGGCGAGCTTGTGGCCGAGCACGACCTTCGCGTCGGCGTCGTGCGCCTCCGGCCGGAACACGAAGCCGCCGCCCTGCGCCGGCCCCTTGATCGACCACCCCGTGAGCGCGCGCGCGACCTCGATGACGTCCTTCTGCGTGTAGCCGCCGTCGACGCCGAGCGTGTGCAGCTCCATGAGCTCGCGCGCGTAGTTCTCGTTCAGCCCGCGCGGCCGCCGCTGCTGGAGCTGGGCGCCTAACTGCAGCGCGCGCTGCCGCTCCTCGGGCGTCATCCGGGCCAGCCGCCGCTGGAGCGCGAGCCGCTGCTGCGGCGCCAGCCCCCCGCCGCGGGGCGCGGCGCGCAGGGTCGTGTGCGTGCTGTCCGCGATGCTCTGGAAGTTGTCGAGGTACTGCAGCATCGCGTCACTGTGCGCTACCGCACCGAGCAGGTCGCGGAACTTGCCGAGCGCGTTGGCGCGGATCGTCGCGTCGTACGCCGGCAGGTGGTATCGGATGCGGTCCTTGCCCGCGAAGACGTTGAAGTGGTTCTCCCAGAAGTCAGTCATGACCTCCTGGAGCTGCCGCTCGCTCGCCACCGCGCGCGCGACCTTCGCGGTCTGCAGCTCGCCGACGACGCGGTACGACTCGCGTCCGGCGGCGCGGATCCGCATCGAGTCCGCCGCGGTCATCGTGGACGACCG
This DNA window, taken from Gemmatirosa kalamazoonensis, encodes the following:
- a CDS encoding glutamate synthase subunit beta, with translation MGDPRGFLTIRRAEPRRLPVAERITMWREFYEPASDDVHRAQGARCMDCGIPFCQGDTGCPVRNVPPDWNDLVSRGRWRDAFDALHATNNFPELTGRLCPAPCESACVLGLVDRPVAIRNIEQAIADRGFAEGWVTPRPPARDTGRRVAVVGSGPAGLAAAQELRRLGHAVVVYERSDRVGGLLRYGIPDFKLEKQVLDRRVAQLEAEGVVFVTDTEIGADIAVDALRDHFDAVLLAAGAEAARELPVPGRELVGVHLAMEFLTQQNRRVAGDGEPLGGGISARGRHVVVIGGGDTGSDCVGTCHRQGAASVTQLELLPQPPEARDPSTPWPLWPMQLRTSHAHEEGGRRTWSVSTTRLSGDDGAVRRLHGVRLDDGAAFQLDADLVLLAMGFTGPPRDGLLDAFGVRLDARGAVATDARHRTSVEGVFAAGDVRRGASLIVWAIREGRDAADAMHAYVTGRRA
- a CDS encoding pre-peptidase C-terminal domain-containing protein; this encodes MRAPATPSIVAAATEDDPCTVGTSIAVNQTINGSLQSTDCKLDDGSYADIYVLNVTTTATIRIDMTSGVFDTYLLLANSNGDDLGQDNDGGGGTNARMQLSLGPGQYYILANSYAPGAFGAYTISVTAVGGTSGSGNGGGPGGTTCSTTPISLNQQANGTLSTSSCRLTDGSLANAHTLSLTSSTTVQIEMRSSAFDAYLILTDATGNLITQDDDGAGGTNARIVRTLAPGNYTIWANSASTGATGAYTLNVTGLTFNGGISCQSSPIGLGQTASGTLSQTDCRLDDGSYAHPHSLKVTSSATVQIDLRSSAFDAFVLLTDAGGAPIANDDNSGGGTNARLVRTLAAGDYVVWANSKQANATGEYTLVITATAGGGSSTGGGTCSSGSLALGQTVNGTLSPTGCRLNDGSYASPYSFSLSATTTVRLDLRSSAFDANLILADAAGNVLARDDDGAGGTDARIVRSLPAGQYVAWVTTYAAGASGAFQLTLATSNSTTTCSSAATITLGETANGTLATSDCQMSGGAYADAYSFTIPAGASRNVQLDMSSTAFDSYVILTKADGSIVAEDDNDGGSGNARVRVALAPGQYVIYATSYSPQATGAYQLMLTASGSGATEPCTQSLPLALGQNVSGVLASTDCRMSDGSFADVYAVDIAQPVSVQIDLKSTAFDPFLILTDAGGRQLAMDDDGGSEGSNARIRTKLAAGRYYIYANSFGVTGRGSYTLSLVVR
- a CDS encoding DUF1501 domain-containing protein; amino-acid sequence: MQRRVFLKSGALALVTMGLSPSFLRRSVFAQDLTRTRRGKVLICLFQRGAADALNVVVPFGDRSYYELRPNIGIAQPGRPQGAIDLDGFFGLHPSLAPMKPLWDRGLLAPIHAVGSPSATRSHFDAQDYMETATPDRKDTHDGWLNRYLAVRGTCEAGCATHATDATPNGLVDAHGNPFRAVAMTAQTPRVLQGPAPSVAMSSIDDFTIRASGSDAEARLEALYRTGSADLVHGAGNEMFEAMKILRSANPKQYAPQNGADYPRTQFGQRLMQIAQLIKADVGLEIAFADIGGWDTHVNQGAANGQLANRLDELARSISALVADLGDRMDDVVILTMSEFGRTARQNGTGGTDHGHAGTMFVIGGSVHGHKVHGRWPGLAPEQLNEGRDLALTTDFRAVFAEVTRKHLGATQLDRIFPGFDATSAVGVL
- a CDS encoding DUF1800 domain-containing protein, producing MSSRRISIALTALVVGACAPSHPATAPAPSPASVAARELTADQQVMQALNRLTFGPRPGDAERVRAMGVDRWIDEQLHPERLPDSAATLVAARFPVLAKSGAELLRDYPPPGQLLARLRSSTMTAADSMRIRAAGRESYRVVGELQTAKVARAVASERQLQEVMTDFWENHFNVFAGKDRIRYHLPAYDATIRANALGKFRDLLGAVAHSDAMLQYLDNFQSIADSTHTTLRAAPRGGGLAPQQRLALQRRLARMTPEERQRALQLGAQLQQRRPRGLNENYARELMELHTLGVDGGYTQKDVIEVARALTGWSIKGPAQGGGFVFRPEAHDADAKVVLGHKLAAGRGVEDGEEVLDIVAHHPSTARFIAYKLARRFVSDTPSAALVARAAATFTRTDGDIRETLRTIVTSPEFFSQSAYRAKVKSPFELVVSAARALGAQVDTTPRTAQLIGRLGEPIFGHSDPNGYPETGDAWMNTGAILNRINFGLVVAANRLPGARLGEWPVAARLRGAPREQQVDGVVAALFGGAVSPDTRAVLVSGENPLLARAGSQAAIDSADTDTTAMTMTPAPVNDRRAERRAERLASDPAVAAREAIKPGAGRAQPAVIGQLPPLNGLAQIVGLALGAPEFQRR